The DNA sequence TAGCCCAAAAGAAGAAGATTTACATTTATTGGAAAAAAAACCAAAAAATGTCCGTACTAAATCTTATGATTTAATTATAAATGGAATAGAAATTGGGAGTGGATCTATACGGATTCATAATAAAAACATACAAAATTTAATTTTTAAACATTTAGGATTCTCTAAAAAAGAAATAGAATCTAGGTTCGGTTTTTTTATAAAAGCTTTTGAATATGGTGTTCCTCCTCATGGAGGAATAGCTTTTGGTTTAGATAGATTAATCAATCTCTTAGAAAGAGATCAAAATATAAAAAATTTTATTGCTTTTCCAAAAAATAATTATGGAAAAGATTTAATGATAAATGCTCCATCTTTTTTAGAAAAAGAAAAATTAAAAGAATTACATTTTCGTTAAATGGTTTTTATTATACCGTAAACAAGATTGTTTATATACAGCAATTGCTTCTTTTTTATTTTTCCAATTTCCTATTTTTACTTTTTTATTTTCTAAATCTTTATATACCAAAAAAAAATGTTCTATCTCTTTTTTAGAATGTAAAGAAATTTCGTTAATATCATTTATAACATTATAATTAGGATCTGAAACAGGAACGGAAATTATTTTCTCATCTTCTCCTTTTTCATCTATCATGAAAAAAATTCCTATAGGTTTTACTGTTATTAAACAACCTGGTATTGTAGGTTCTGTTAAAAAAACTAATACATCTAATGGATCTCCATCCATAGAAAGAGTTTTTGGAATAAAACCATAATCTGTGGGATAACTCATAGGAGAATATAATACCCTATCTAATCGTATTAGATTATTTTTTTTATCAAATTCATATTTATTTCTACTTCCTTTTGGAATTTCAATAATTGCGTCAAAACTGATTTTCATAATAATATATTATAATTATATTTTTATATAACAATTAAACTCTTCTAAATATAAGGCTACTTTTTTAGCAAAAAATCCACCTAAAAACCCATCTATAACACGATGATCATAAGAATGAGATAAATAAATTTTATGTCTTATTCCTATTAAATCACCTTTCGGTGTTTCTACCACAGATAATTTTTTTTGAATTAAACCTATCGCTAAAATAGCAACTTGCGGCTGATGTATAATTGGCGTACCAAAAAGATTTCCAAAACTTCCTATATTGCTAATAGTGTAAGTTCCACCTTGAATTTCTTCAGGTTTTAATTGATTAGATTTTGCTCTTTTTATTAAATCATTAATAATTTTTATTAATCCTATTAAATTATAAGAATCTGCATTTTTAATCACAGGAACAATTAAATTACCATTGGGTAAAGCTGTAGCTAATCCTATATGGATATCTTTTTTTCTAATTATACTTGTTCCATTTACGGAAATATTTATCATAGGAAGATCTTTTATGGCTTTGACTACGCATTTTACAAAAACAGACATTAAAGTTAACTTTTCTCCTGTATTTTTATGAAATGTATCTTTTATTTTTTCTCTCCATTTTACTATATTAGTTACATCTGCTTCAACAAAAGAAGTAACATGTGCGGATATATTTTTACTTCTAACCATGTGTTTTGCAGTAATCCTTCGTATTCTATCCATTTCTATTATTTCTTCATTATTTTTACTTTTAATACAATCGTATTTATTAGTAGTAATAATAGGAATTATATTTTTTTTAGTACGAATATATTTTAATATGTCTTTCTTTGTTATACGTTCTTTTTCTCCAGTTCCTTCTATTGTTTCTAACTCATAAAAACTAATTCCTTCTCTTTTAGCTATCTTGC is a window from the Blattabacterium cuenoti STAT genome containing:
- a CDS encoding inorganic diphosphatase; this translates as MKISFDAIIEIPKGSRNKYEFDKKNNLIRLDRVLYSPMSYPTDYGFIPKTLSMDGDPLDVLVFLTEPTIPGCLITVKPIGIFFMIDEKGEDEKIISVPVSDPNYNVINDINEISLHSKKEIEHFFLVYKDLENKKVKIGNWKNKKEAIAVYKQSCLRYNKNHLTKM
- a CDS encoding dihydrolipoamide acetyltransferase family protein; the encoded protein is MAEYNLPLPAMGESIAEATIIRWLKEEGDSIKREDILVEIATDKVNSEIISPVNGILKKKLFFPNEIAKVGNFIAILETEEINFLEDIPTIEKNKKHFYSPLVRKIAKREGISFYELETIEGTGEKERITKKDILKYIRTKKNIIPIITTNKYDCIKSKNNEEIIEMDRIRRITAKHMVRSKNISAHVTSFVEADVTNIVKWREKIKDTFHKNTGEKLTLMSVFVKCVVKAIKDLPMINISVNGTSIIRKKDIHIGLATALPNGNLIVPVIKNADSYNLIGLIKIINDLIKRAKSNQLKPEEIQGGTYTISNIGSFGNLFGTPIIHQPQVAILAIGLIQKKLSVVETPKGDLIGIRHKIYLSHSYDHRVIDGFLGGFFAKKVALYLEEFNCYIKI